From the Deinococcus gobiensis I-0 genome, the window TTCGGGCGTCACGCGGATGGCGTAGGTGATGACCACCTCGCCCCCGGCGGGGATGGAGGCGACATTCCAGCGCAGCTGGCCGTCCGTGACCGCCGGGTCAGCGAAGGGCTGCCCGCCCAGGGTGGCCGTGCCCGGCAGGTACAGCAGACCGCGCGCGGGGGTATCGGTGATCACAGCGTCCACGACCGCCGTCGTGGCCGAGGCGTTGCGCACCCGCAGGGTGTAGGTCAGGCGGTCGCCGTAGGTCACGATCTGCGACGAGACGGTCTTGTCGATCAGGAGCTGCGCGCTCCAGACCGGCGTGGCGACGGCGTTGCTGGGCAGCGGCGTGGGCAGTTCGGTCGTCACGAGGTTGAAGACGTTGGTCAGGGCCTCACCGTCCACCGCGCGTGCGCTCACGGTCGCCTCGACTTTCAGGGTGCGCGACTCGCCCGGCGCCAGGGTGCCCAGCCGCCACTCGGCCACCTGGGCACCGGCCGCGCCGCTCAACGTGCCGCCGTCGGACGCGCCCTGGCCGTCCACGTGCGCGGGCAGCGGGTCGCTCACGACCACGCCGGTCAGGGGGCGGGCGAAGGGATTGCGCACCGTCAGCGTGTAGCTCAGGCGGTCGCCCACGGCCACCGTCGCGTCGGCCGCCAGGACCGCGCCGTCGGCCGAGGTCGCCACGACACTCTTGCGCAGCTCGGGCAGGCCGTTCTCGATGGCCGTCACGAGGTCGCGGGTGGTGTTGCTCGTGCCGCGCTCGCCCTGCACCGTGATCAGGGCGTCGAGGGCACCGGTCTGCGAGGGCGAGTAGCACACCCGGACCAGCGAGGTCTGGCCGGGGGCCAGCGGCAGGGGCTGGGTCAGGGGCGCGCCGCCGGGGCCGGAGAGGGTCGCCTGCGCCGCGCCCTGCGGGTAGGTGATGACCACGCGGAAGTTGTCACTCACGTCGCCCGTGTTCTGGACGGTGTGGTCGAAGCACACCTGCTGGCCGACCACCGCGAAGGGACGGGTCTGGGTGTCCTGCGCGGTGCCTTCCGGGGCCAGGGGCTGATCGAGCGGGCCGATGGCGACGCCCGGCAGGTAGCGGACGTCGGCCGTGGCGGTGCTGCTCGCACTCAGGGCGCGGCTCTGTACGGTCGCCGTGTTGGGAATGACCCGGCCCTCGGCGCTGGGGGTCGCCAGCATCCGGAAGCTCAGGTTCAGGGTCTCGGCGGGCGCGAGGCTGGAAGCGCGCACGCGCACGCCGCGCACCGGCTGGGTTTCCTGGGCGCTCCAGGCCACGCCGTCGGAGGTGTATTCCAGGGTCCCCCGGCTGGCCGAGGCGCTGCCGGCCACGAAGCTCAGGCCCTGCGCGAGCTGGTCGGCCAGCAGGTCGGTCAGGACCACCTCACGGCTGCTGCCCTGGCCCGCGTTTCCGGCGGTGACGTTCACGGTCGTCTCGGTGCCGGGGCGCACCAGGGCCGGGGTGAAGGTCTTGGTGACGTTCAGGACCGGCGGCGCGCCCACCCGCACGCGGCTCACGTTCGCGCTGCTCTGGCTGCCGCCGCACGACGCGACGAGGTTCACGAAGGCGTCGCCCTGGTCGCTGGGACCGGCGTCGGCGACCAGAAGCACGTCGGCGCTGGCGTCGGGCGCGAGGTCCACGCTGCTGATGAGCGGCTCGCCGCTGTCGAGCGCCCCGTTGCGGTTGAGGTCGGCGTACAGGGCCACGGCGGGGGCGAAGGCGCTGCCCTCCTCGCGGCGCGCGGCCAGGGGCAGCGTGGTCTGCGCGTTGCCCGCGTTGACCACCGTGTAACGGAACACGGCCCGCTCGCCCGGCAGCAGGTCGGCGCTCTGGCCGGGCGCCGCCACCGTGCCGCCGGGCGTGACACTGACGGCGCACACCGCCTGCACGGTCGTCGTGACGACGTTGCTGTCGCTGCGGGTATCGCCGCCGGGCGTCACCGCCTCGTAGGTCGCGGAGGCCTGGTTGTTGATGGCGGTGCCTGCGGGCGTCCCCGCCGCCAGGGCCGAGGTCACGCCGGCCAGCAGGCCAGTCAGCAAGGTGGTGTGCAGAGCGGGAAAGCGCGACATGGGATCTCCTTGAGGGGCGCGCTGGCCAGTCAGGAAACGCCGCGCGGGAATCGGGGAAGCACTCGGCAGTGCGGGAACAGTCAGCGGAAAGAAGGGTCCGGTGTTGGGGTGAAGAAGTCGGCCGGTCAGAAAAGCGTGCGGCGCCGGCCTGGAAAAGCCGGCGCACCTCGGAAAAAGGCTGCGGGAGGTGCGCCGGTGGGGCTCAGTTCACCGTGACGGTGAAGGTCAGTTCCATCGTGGAGTTGGCGGGCAGGGCGTCGGGCTGGTTGTCGCCGTTGACGTCCGCCGCGACGGCGATGACCGTGCCGGCCGCCGCGCCCGTGCTGGGGGCGGTCGTCGACCAGTTACCGTTGCCGACCTTGTAGATGACCTTGCTCACGGCCGCGTTGTTGACGGTCAGGCTGGCCGCCTGGAAGGTGGTGTTCGCCGGCACCGTGTCGTTCAGGGCGAAGCCCGAGACGGCCGTGTTGAAGTTGTTCTTGCCGATGATGCGGTAGACGATGTTCTTGGTGGGCAGCACCGTGGTGTTGCCGGCCGTGTAGCCGCTGGGGTTGTTGATGCCCTTCTGGGGGGTGGCCCCGGCCGCCGTCGTGCCGTCCTGGGTGAACTTGGCGACAACCACGTTCCCCACTGCGCCCACCTGGATGGCGTCGTTGAGGTCGGTCATGGTGATGGTGCTGTAGTTGCCCACCGCCTTCTGGCTGACCGTGTAGGTGCCCGCCGCCGTGCCGTCTGGCACCGTGATGACGGCGTAGACCTTGATCTCGCTGCCCGCAGCCACGACCGGGGTCACGAAGTTGCCCGCGCCGTTGGTGGGCAGGGCCGCGCCGGTCGAGTCGACGTAGGTGATGGTCGCGCCGGCCGGGAGGTTCGTCACGGTGGCCGACAGGGTGAAGCTGTCGTTGTAGGCGCCCATGTTGGCGACGTCCATCGGGAAGACGGCGACGTTGTCGGCCGCGTTGCCGGTGTTGATGTTGGTCGTGGTGTTCGCGCCGGGCACGACCTGCTGGACCGGGGCCGGGGTCGGCGCCGCGCCCAGCGTGCCGTCGGTGCTGTCACCGAACTGCGCGGCCGCCGAGTTGATGATGTCGGTGGAGGTCGCGTCGGCCTGAACGTCGGCGTCCTTGAGCGAGTCGGCGCCCACGATCACGCTGATGGGATCGATGCGCGAGGAGTCGTCGGGGTCGGGCAGGGTGACTTCGGTGCGGTAGATCACCGTGCCGCCGGCCGGGACCGTGACCGTGGGGTACAGGGCCCCCGGGGCCACCGGGATCGGCGCGCCGGTCGTCGGCCCGAGGAACCGGACCTGAACGCCGTTGGGCAGCGTGAACACGCCGGTCGAGGCGTTGTAGGTGGTGCCGGCCAGCAGCAGGCCGTCCGGGCCGGCGGGGAACAGCTGCACGGTGTCGCTCGTGGTCGTGCTGTTGTTCTTCAGGTCGTTGGTGAAGATGATGACGTCGGGCGTGCCGGCCTTGTCATTGGTCTGACCGGTCGTGGGGTCAGTCGAGGGGTTGTCGTTGTCGGCCTTGGGGTAGGCGACCTGACGGTTGCCCTGGGCGTCCACCACGATGGGCGTGCCGCCCGAGGTGGGGTCGCTCGGGTTGCTGGGGGTCGAGGGGTAGGCGGTCGTGACCGGGTTGGTGGGGTTGGGCTGGTTGGCCGTACCCGGCGTCACCGTCGGCACGCTGGCATTGCCCTGGGCCGGCGGGGTGGCGGTCGTCGTGCCGTCGGGGCCGACCGGGTTGGTCGGGTTGGCGATGTTGGGGCTGCCCACCAGGTTCGGCTGGAAGGTGGTGATCTTGACGAACTGGAGGTCCGCGCCCTGGGCCGGGGTGTTCACGACCGCGCCGGCGTTCACCGTCTGGTTTTCGTACAGGGTGCTGCCGGTGGGCACGCCGTTCTGGCCGGCGGCCGTGCCGGTCCCCGTGACCGAGGCCTCGGGCGAAGCGCCGTAGGTGGCGTTGGCCGGGGCACCGCTCGGCACCGTGAGCTGCTGGCTGAACTTGACGACGCCGCCGGCACCGGCGGGCAGCGCGATGGTGTAGCTGCCGTCGGCGTTGGGCGTCAGGGCCTTGCCGCTGGCGTCGAGGTACTTCACGTCGAGGCCCGTGGCGCTGCCGGTCGTGTTGGGACGCAGGGTCACGGTCAGGGCAGTGTTGCCGTTGTTGACGATGTCGTAGTCGGTGGTCACGACCTGGCCGGGAACCGCGCCCGTGACGACCTTGGGGGTGTTGGCCAGGGTGTTGCCGTCGGCCGTGCCGTCGTCGTAGACCACGTCGAAGCTCGGCAGCGCCAGCACGGTCGTGGAGACGGTGTTGGAGGCCGAGGTCGCGGCGGCGTTGGTGGTGGGGTCCGTGAACGACGCGGTCGCCTGGTTGGTGATGGCCACGCCGGCCTGGGTGTTGGTGGTGTTGGGCGTGGGGGCCGCCGCCGCCACACCGGCCGCCAGGGCCACCATCAGGGAGATGAACTTCGTGCTTCCTTTCATATTTCCTCCTTGCTCATGGCCCTGTCCGGGCCGGGCAACTGCTCCACCTACATCAGCGCAACGTCTTGAACAAAACCCTGACTCGGCCACCTACCCCTTCGGGCACCCTGCTGTACGGATTCGGCCTGCGTTCCGGCCCGGGCTGGGCAGCGCGCGGCGATGCACGGCGCTGTATGCAGGGGACCGTCCGGCTGTGGACTGAACTTCCGGTGAGAGACCTGAGGCGGGGGGCGGGCGGGTTTCACCGGACACGAAGCCCGCGAAACTTTGGATAACTTAAGATTCACACTCTTACGTCATACTTACTGAGTAGTAGGCAAGATTGCCGTCTGCAATCCGGCTCCCGGACCCGGCCCTCCGGATGGAGGAAAGAGCGGCCAGCACGGTGCCCAGCCCCTCCCGGACGGGTAAGATTTTTCTTGATCCGGACTCCCTTTACCCCCACCGGGGGGCACCCCTTCCCCCCGTCCGGTCCCCCGAGCCGGCGGTTCTTCCCTCTGGCCCGCCGCCTTCTCCGGAGCCCGCACTGGGCGCGGTTTATCTGTCCGTTCCTTACAAATGCCGCCTGCCCGAGACGCCATGCTGGGGGCCGGAGGCAAGACATGGCGCGGATCACGCGGTACAGCAAGTTCGAGGGCGAGCTCGACCAGCTCGATTCCTCGGAACTCATGCAGATGATTCAGGAGGCGCTGCTGGGTCAGGGCATGAACGACCCCTACGACCCCGACCCCAACGCGCGCCCCAGCATGGACGACCTGTTCGACGCCATTCTGGAGGCGCTGGCCGAACGCGGCATGATCCCCGAAGAGCAGCTGCTCGAGGCGATGCAGGCCGACGACGTGCGCGAGACGGCGCTCGGGCAGCAGATCGAGCGCCTGATGGACAAGCTCCAGCAGGACGGCTTCATCCGCAAGGAGTTCGGCGACGAGGACGGCCAGGGCGGCGCGGGGCAGGGCGGCGAGGCCACCTTTCAGCTCACCGACAAGAGCATCGATTTCCTGGGCTACAAGAGCCTGCGCGACCTGATGGGCGGCCTGGGCCGCAGCAGCGCGGGCGCGCACGACACCCGCGAGTACGCTTCGGGCATCGAGATGACCGGCGAACTCAAGAACTACGAATTCGGCGACACCATGAACCTCGACACGACCGCCACGCTGGGCAACGTGATCTCCAAGGGCTTCGACCAGCTCGAGGAGTCCGACCTCGTGATCCGGCAGGCCGAGTACAACTCCTCGGCGGCGACGGTCGTGCTGCTCGACTGCTCGCACTCGATGATCCTGTACGGCGAGGACCGTTTTACCCCCGCCAAGCAGGTGGCGCTGGCCCTGGCCCACCTCATCCGCACGCAATACCCCGGCGACACGGTGAAGTTCGTGCTGTTCCACGACTCAGCCGAGGAAGTGCCGGTGGGCAAGCTGGCGCAGGCGCAGATCGGGCCGTACCACACCAACACGGCCGGTGGCCTGCGGCTCGCGCAGCAGCTCCTGAAGCGCGAGAACAAGGACATGAAGCAGATCGTGATGATCACCGACGGCAAGCCCTCGGCCCTCACGCTGCCCGACGGCCGCATCTACAAGAACGCCTACGGCCTGGACCCCTACGTGCTGGGGGCCACCCTGCGCGAGGTCGCCAACTGCCGGCGCAGCGGCATCCAGATCAACACGTTCATGCTGGCGCGCGACCCGGAACTCGTGGGGTTCGTGCGCCGGGTCAGCGAGATGACGCGGGGCAAGGCCTACTTCACGACCCCGCAGAACATCGGGCAGTACGTGTTGCAGGACTTCATGACCAACAAGACCAAACTGGTGAACTGAGGCGGCCATGAACCGGCGGGGCTCCCCATCCGGGGAGCCCCGCCTTCAGTCGCCGCTCAGAGGGGGCCGGCGGGGCGGCGGCGCAGTTCGTCGCGGATTTCGGCGAGCAGTTTTTCTTCGGCAGTCGGCTCGGGGACGGCGGGGGCCGGGGCCGGTTTCCTGAACCGCTCGTTGATCAGGTTCATGGGGCGCACCACGAACACGTACACGACCAGGGCCGTCAGCAGAAAGGCGATCAGGGCCGTGACGAAGCTGCCCCAGTCGAACACCACGCCCTCGACCGTGAAACGGCCCGCGACCTCGCCCCGGCCTCCGGTCGCCAGCTTGATGAGTGGGGTCAGGAAGGCGTTGGTGAAGGCCGTGACGACGCTCCCGAACGAGGCCCCGATCACCACACCGACGGCCAGGTCCACGACGTTTCCACGCACGACGAAATCCCGGAATCCACTGAGCATGGTCCGATCTTCGCACTGCGTCTGACCCGGAACGATCCCGAATCCGGCCGGAATCTAGACAGGGAGACATTTGTCACATCGGCATGAAAAGGCCTGCGCCGCCGGCCGGGCCGGCGGCCCCGCAGTGTTAGCCTCTGGACCATGAAACTGAGTGACTACCGGGTCAGGGGCAAGCGCGCGCGGCTCGCGGACTGGGACACCCGTGAGGACGGCGGGCTGAGCAAGGAAGAGGCGCAGCCCCTGCTGGCCGAACTCCAGGAGGAGCTGGCCTCCTGGCAGGAGCGTCTGTACGCCGAGGGCAAACAGTCGCTGCTGGTGGTCTTGCAGGCGCGCGACGCCGGGGGCAAGGACGGCACGGTGAAAAAGGTCATCGGGGCCTTCAACCCGAACGGGGTGCGGGTATCGAACTTCAAGGTCCCCACGCCCGAGGAGAAGGCCCACGATTTCCTGTGGCGTGTGCATGCCCAGGTGCCGCGCGCGGGCATGATCGGCGTGTTCAACCGCAGCCACTACGAGGACGTGCTCGTGCCCCTGGTCCACGGCGAGATGGACGAGGAAGCGGCCGAGGAGCGCCTGAAGGACATCCGGCATTTCGAGGCGCTGCTGGGGCGCGGCGGCACCCGCGTCGTGAAGTTCTACCTGCATGTCAGTCCCGACGAGCAGAAAGAACGTCTCCAGGCGCGGCTCGACGACCCCAGCAAGCACTGGAAGTTCAACCCCGGCGACCTCGCCGAGCGGGCGCTGTGGGACGGCTACACGGACGCCTACGAGGCGTGCCTGGCGACGAGTACCGACGCCGCGCCCTGGTACGTGGTGCCCGCCGACCGCAAGTGGTTCCGCGACCTGCTCGTCAGCCGGGTGCTGCTGCACACCCTCAAGGACATGGACCCGCAGTACCCGGCCGTGAACTTCGATCCCCGCGCCATCGCCATCGAGTAAAGGCGGGGGCTGGCCCGCGTCCGGCCCCTCCCCCGCCCCGTCGTCAGGTTGCCCTGCTCAGTCGTCGGCGGCCTGACCGGTCTTGCGCGGCACCGCCGGGTTCTCGACGAACTCGGTGGGGTCGTACAGGTCGAAGCCGATGCCCTTCTCGTAGTCCTGGATCTTGACGTGCAGGCGCCTGACGTCGCCCTCGACCATGCCGTAGTCGAAGGTGTCCCAGATGGCGGTGGTCCCGAAGTTCCCGCCCTCGAAGGTCGGCACCTCGCGCGTCTTGCGGATGCCCTCTTCGAGCGCCTTGCGGCTCTCGATGCCGAGGTTGCGGAAGGCCACCTGCATCACGTCGCGCGAGAAGTCGCGCGGGCCGTAGATGCCGGCGCGGTACACCGTCTCGTAGAACTTCTGCCAGTCGGGAATGAGCGTCGCGGCGGGCATCGAGAACTGCCCGATGACGTTCTTGACGGCGTCGAGCGTCTGCTCGGGGTAGTAATAGAGGTACATCCGCACGCCTTCGAGAAAGAAGTTGTAGTGCGCCGCCTCGTCCACCGCGATGGTCTGGGCGACCTTGGCGAGCACCGGGTCGCTCACGCCCGCGAGGTGCGGCCGGTCACTCTTGCCCTGGGCGATCTTCATCATGTTCAGGTAGTTGAGCTGGGTGGCCCGCTCCTGGAACACGGTGTACACGAGGTTGTGGATGGCGTCCGGAAAGGGCAGTTCCCAGGTCTGGGCGCGCAGGCGCTCCTTGTACTCCTCAATCCAGGCGGGGCTACGCTGACCGCTGAACAGCACGGCGTTTTCCCAGGCGTCGGCGTGCTTTTCCTCCTCGCTGCCCCAGCGCAGCTGGAAGTGGCTGCGGCCGTGCGAACGCCGCACGAGGTGCACGAGGTTGGAGGTGAAGTCGGGCGCGTACTGCTCGACCGCGAAAAAGCCCTGGAGGACCGTGATCAGTTCGGGCGGCAGGTTCTTGTTCATGCCGCGCCAGTCGAAGGACTGGTCGGCGTTCCAGTTGCGCGTTTCCTGGCTGCGGGCGGTGTACCAGCGGTACAGGCCCAGGAACCCGCGTTCGATCAGGCGGTCTTTTTCACGGTTGCTCAGCAACCCGGCAGGCGTCTGGGGACGCTCGTTCAACATGTTGGGAGGCAGGATGTCGGCCATGCACGTAACTCCTTCGCCGTCCGGCGCTCAGGATTGTGGACGGTACGGCACCCAGCTTAAACCCTCTTGTTGAGAACCGTTCCCGACTGGGACAGGGTGCAACTTCACCCCCCGTCAGCCGGAGGTCAGGAGGCGGGCACGAGACGCAGCAGCGCGATTTCGGGTTCGCAGAGGTTGCGCAGGGGCAGGCCGCTCAGCCCCAGGCCCCGGCTCACGTAGCCCGGCGTGCCGTGCGCCCCCGTGACCCAGCCCATCGCGTAGCGCTGGCCGTAGCGGCTGGGCACCACCGGCGCGCCGACCAGCGGCAGCCGCACCTGCCCGCCGTGCGTATGTCCCGACAGCGCCAGCCCCACGCCGGGCGGCAGCTCGGGCAACAGGTCGGGGTTGTGGCTGACGAGCAGCGTCGCCCGCGTGCCCGCTCCGGCCAGGGTGGCGGCCGCGTCGGGCTGCCCGTTCCAGAAGTCGTCCACGCCCGAGACCCACAGGTCGGCGCGCACGGCGCGCCCCGCGTTGCGCAGCACCGTCACCCCGGCCGCCGCGAGGCCGCCTCCAGCCGCCCGCGCCGCTCGGCCCAGTCGGGCTGCCGGACGCCGGAATGCCGGTCGTACCCGAAACTGCCGTAGTCGTGGTTGCCCCACACCGCGTAGGTGCCCAGCGGAGCGCGCAGCCGCGCCAGCTCGGCCAGTAGGTCGGCGGAGGCCGCGTGCGCCCGGCGGTCGAACTGGTCGCCGCCCAGCAGGATCAGGTCGGGGCGCAGGGCCAGCGTCGCTTCCACCCAGGCGCGCACGCTGCCCACGCCGATATACGGCCCGTAATGCAGGTCGGTCAGGAAGGCGGCCGTCAGCGGGGCGCGCAGCCCCCCCAGGGCGCGGGTGTGCCGCGTGACCCCGAACCGGTAGGCCTGCGCCGCGCCCGCGCTGCCCAGGAACGCCACGGCCGCGCCGCCGCCCAGCAGGCTCCGGGTCAGGCCGCGCAGGACGCGCCGCCGCGCAGGATCGGGGGGAGCCGGAATTCGCATGCCGCGCAGGGTAGAGGACGGGGCCGCTCTCCATCGTCATCCGGAAGGGGGAAGGCCGCGCCGCCGCCCCGTGACACACTGCCGTTTGTCCCCGGCCCCTAGACTGACCGCGTGAATCCGAACGACGCCTCTTTCCCCGCCGACCCGGACATTCTGGTCATTGACGTGCTGGACGAGGACGCGGGCCTCGCGGACGTGGAGGACAGCCGGGGCCGCACCTATCAGGTCCCGGCCGAGTGGCTGCCCGGCGCGGCGGACGGCGCGGCCTACCGCGTACAGACCGGCCCCGGCGGCGTGACCTTTACCCCCGACCCGGACGGCGCGCGGGCGCTGCGCGAGCGCAGCAAGCAGACGCTGCTGGACTTCTCCGACGAGCCCGGCGCATGAGCCGCCAGGTCGTGGTGCTCCCGGACCTGCACGGGCGGGCCGACCTGCTCGCGGCGGCGGTGGCGCGTTACCCCGAGGCGCACTTCCTGTCGCTGGGCGACGCCATCGACCGGGGACGGCAGAACATGGAGACGGTCGCGGGGCTGCTGCGCCTGCGGGCCGAGGGCCGCGCCACCCTGCTCATGGGCAACCACGAGCGCATGGCCCAGGAAGGCCCCCACTGGTACCGCGAGTACCTGGGCACCCATGACCTGGGGGCCTACCGCCGCGCGATGGAGGGCTTCCAGAGCTGGATGCGTGCGGGCGGCGACACGGTGCGCCAGGAACTCGGCGGACTGACGCTGGAACAGTTCCCGGCCCTGCTGGACGAGTACCTCGCCGACCTGGGGCGCGTGGTGTACGTGACCGGTGACGGCCAGATCCACAGCGAGGCCCCGCCCGCCGACGTGCCCAGCGTGCTGGTCGCCCACGCCGCGCCGCCGGTCGCGCACGAGCAGCACCGCAACCCGCTGTCGGCGGCGCTGTGGCTGCGGCCCTTCGAGGGGCCCTTTCCCCTGCCCCCCGGCGTGGTCTACAGCCTGCACGGCCATACCCCGGTGCGCACCCCCACCCGCCTGAACCGCCACCTGTACGTGGACCTGGGCGCCTACGAGACCGGCCGCCTCGCCCTGGTCGAGATCGGCAACCCGCGCAACCTCCCCGAGATCACCGTGCTGTGCGGGCGCGGCAGCCCCGAACTCGCGCAGCGCTACCCCCGCTTCGGCGAGCCGGTGCCGGTGCATCCGGTCGAACTGGTGCCCTCGGCGGCGGCCCCGGCCCCGGTGCCCCCCCGGCTCGGGCGGCCATAGGCGCGGAGCAGGCCCCACCTTTGGATGACGCGCGGGGGCCTCCGGGTTCCTAGGCTCGGGGGGACGGGGGAAAGATGAGACCCTTCCATCTTTCTTCTCTATCTGACCTTTAGGATGTGCCCTGTGACCGACCCGACCCCCCACGCTGCCCCGACCCCGGCCGCCCGCCCGGACCCTCTGCGGCTTATTCCCCCGCCCAGCCGCCACCCGCTGACCCCGGTGCTGCTGGGGCTGATGTTCCTGTCGCTGATCCCGGCCCTGATCCTGGCCTTTCAGCGGGTGGGCTACGAGCAGGCGCAGAAGACGGCGGCGCTGGTCATGGACTACCCGGCGCTGGTGGCGCAGGCCAAACGCTACGGCCAGGACCCGCAGGCCCTGCTCGACCGCTACAAGGCGCTGGGCGTCAACGGCGTGGCCCTCTACGAGGACGTGATCGGCAGCCTGGAGCAGCGCGGCGCGATCTATATCCGCGCCGGGTCGGACCTCACGGCCGAGAATCCGGGCCTGGGCCTCAAGCCCGGCAGCGTGTACATGCGCTCGCTGGAGCCGGGCGTGGCCGAGGCGCTGCCCGCCCAGTACACCATTCCCACCCGCACGGTGACCGTCAAGGGCCAGCAGTGGATCGAGTGGCCCACCGACCCGCGCTTCCTGCCTGCCGGGCCGGACCAGAGCCTGCTCGCGCGGCTCAAGAGCCAGAACCTGACGCTGGTCTACCGCCCCTACGCCGACGACGCCGTGAAGAACGTGGGCGCCAACTGGCCCGACGTGCCCTTCATCGCCTTCACCGGCGACGAGGTGATCGGGGCGCGCACGCCCGAACTGCTCGCGCAGGTCAGCGAGCGCATGGGCAAGCGCATTCCGGCCATCATCGAGTCGAACCCGCAGCGCGGCCTGGACGACCTGGTGGCCGCGCACGGCGGCGCGCGCATGTTCGCGCTGAACCCCTCGTGGCAAAACCGCCTCGCGCCGCTGGACGTGGCGAGCAAGTACAACCTCGCCGCCCGCGAGCGCGGCATGCGCCTGATGTACCTGCGCCCCTACCCCACCATCAACGAGACCGAGGACATGCTGCGGCGCACCTCGGAACTGCTGCGGGCCTCGGGCGTGCGCGTGACCCAGCCGCAGATCACCTACTTCGAGCCGAGCACGCTGCTGCGCGCCCTGAGCATCGTCGGGCCGCTGGCCGCGCTGCTGCTGCTGGGCCTGAGCTTCCCGCTGCGCCGCCTGGGGCTGGCCGCCGCCGGCCTGAGCCTGCTGGTGGCCTTCGGCATGAACAAGTTCAGTCCCTTCGCGGGCGCGGCGCTCGTCGCGGCCGTGACCTTCCCGGCACTGGGGATGGTGCTGCGCCGCTCGCGGGTCAGCGACTGGTTCGTGGCGACGGGCCTGAGCCTGATGGGCGTGCTGTTCGTCTCGGCGCTGGGGGCCACCCACGACAGCACCCTGGGCCTGGACCCCTTCCGGGGCGTGGGCCTGACGCTGGTCCTGCCACTGGCCCTGGTCGCCGCGAGCTTCCTGCCGCGCCAGGACCTGCGCAAGACCGCGCACGACCTCTACAGCACGCCCATCCGCCTGGGCGACATCGCGGTGATGGGCCTGGGGCTGGCGGTGTTCGCGCTGGTGTTCCTGCGCCGGGGCAACACGACGAGCGGCGCGAGCGTCAGCGACACCGAGGCCGACATCCGCCGGGGGCTGCAAGACAGCATCATCCGCCCGCGCTTCAAGGAGATGGCCGCGCATCCCATCGGCCTGATCGGCCTGAGCGGCGTGCTGCCGGGCTACTTCAGCGCGCTGCTGGTGCTGGGCGGCGTGGTCGGGCAGGCCAGCATCCTGAACACCTTCTCGCACTTCCACACGCCGCTGCTCATCAGCGCGGCGCGCGCCTTCATCGGGCTGGGCGTGGGCCTGGTCGCCGGCCTGGTGCTGATTCAGGTCATCAAGCTGGCGCTGCGCCTGTGGAACACCTACGGCCGTCCCCCCGCCCAGGGCGCCGAGGTGCGCGCGTGAGCCGGGTGGCGGTCAGCGGTTACTACGGCTTCGGCAACACCGGCGACGAGGCCATCGCCCTGGCGATCAGCCGAGAGCTGCGCGCCCAGGGGCACGCGCCGCTGCTGCTGTCGAATACCCCCGCCGAGACCGCCCGGCTGTACGGCTGCGAAAGTGCGGCGCGCATGAAGCCGGCCGCGCTGCTGGGCGCGCTGCTGCGCTCGCAGGTGCTGCTCTCGGGGGGCGGCGGACTGCTTCAGGACAAGACGAGCGCCCGCAGCATGGCCTACTACCTGGGCGTCATCTCGCTGGCGCGGCGCCTGGGCAAACGGGTGGTCATCTTCAACCAGAGCATCGGGCCGCTGAGCGAGGAGGGCGGGGCGAAGGTGGCCCGCGCCCTGCGGGGCCTGCGCGTGGTGGTGCGTGACCGGGGCA encodes:
- a CDS encoding polyphosphate kinase 2 family protein; amino-acid sequence: MKLSDYRVRGKRARLADWDTREDGGLSKEEAQPLLAELQEELASWQERLYAEGKQSLLVVLQARDAGGKDGTVKKVIGAFNPNGVRVSNFKVPTPEEKAHDFLWRVHAQVPRAGMIGVFNRSHYEDVLVPLVHGEMDEEAAEERLKDIRHFEALLGRGGTRVVKFYLHVSPDEQKERLQARLDDPSKHWKFNPGDLAERALWDGYTDAYEACLATSTDAAPWYVVPADRKWFRDLLVSRVLLHTLKDMDPQYPAVNFDPRAIAIE
- a CDS encoding acyl-ACP desaturase, whose product is MADILPPNMLNERPQTPAGLLSNREKDRLIERGFLGLYRWYTARSQETRNWNADQSFDWRGMNKNLPPELITVLQGFFAVEQYAPDFTSNLVHLVRRSHGRSHFQLRWGSEEEKHADAWENAVLFSGQRSPAWIEEYKERLRAQTWELPFPDAIHNLVYTVFQERATQLNYLNMMKIAQGKSDRPHLAGVSDPVLAKVAQTIAVDEAAHYNFFLEGVRMYLYYYPEQTLDAVKNVIGQFSMPAATLIPDWQKFYETVYRAGIYGPRDFSRDVMQVAFRNLGIESRKALEEGIRKTREVPTFEGGNFGTTAIWDTFDYGMVEGDVRRLHVKIQDYEKGIGFDLYDPTEFVENPAVPRKTGQAADD
- a CDS encoding metallophosphoesterase, which translates into the protein MRIPAPPDPARRRVLRGLTRSLLGGGAAVAFLGSAGAAQAYRFGVTRHTRALGGLRAPLTAAFLTDLHYGPYIGVGSVRAWVEATLALRPDLILLGGDQFDRRAHAASADLLAELARLRAPLGTYAVWGNHDYGSFGYDRHSGVRQPDWAERRGRLEAASRRPG
- a CDS encoding metallophosphoesterase, yielding MSRQVVVLPDLHGRADLLAAAVARYPEAHFLSLGDAIDRGRQNMETVAGLLRLRAEGRATLLMGNHERMAQEGPHWYREYLGTHDLGAYRRAMEGFQSWMRAGGDTVRQELGGLTLEQFPALLDEYLADLGRVVYVTGDGQIHSEAPPADVPSVLVAHAAPPVAHEQHRNPLSAALWLRPFEGPFPLPPGVVYSLHGHTPVRTPTRLNRHLYVDLGAYETGRLALVEIGNPRNLPEITVLCGRGSPELAQRYPRFGEPVPVHPVELVPSAAAPAPVPPRLGRP
- a CDS encoding DUF5693 family protein; this translates as MFLSLIPALILAFQRVGYEQAQKTAALVMDYPALVAQAKRYGQDPQALLDRYKALGVNGVALYEDVIGSLEQRGAIYIRAGSDLTAENPGLGLKPGSVYMRSLEPGVAEALPAQYTIPTRTVTVKGQQWIEWPTDPRFLPAGPDQSLLARLKSQNLTLVYRPYADDAVKNVGANWPDVPFIAFTGDEVIGARTPELLAQVSERMGKRIPAIIESNPQRGLDDLVAAHGGARMFALNPSWQNRLAPLDVASKYNLAARERGMRLMYLRPYPTINETEDMLRRTSELLRASGVRVTQPQITYFEPSTLLRALSIVGPLAALLLLGLSFPLRRLGLAAAGLSLLVAFGMNKFSPFAGAALVAAVTFPALGMVLRRSRVSDWFVATGLSLMGVLFVSALGATHDSTLGLDPFRGVGLTLVLPLALVAASFLPRQDLRKTAHDLYSTPIRLGDIAVMGLGLAVFALVFLRRGNTTSGASVSDTEADIRRGLQDSIIRPRFKEMAAHPIGLIGLSGVLPGYFSALLVLGGVVGQASILNTFSHFHTPLLISAARAFIGLGVGLVAGLVLIQVIKLALRLWNTYGRPPAQGAEVRA